ATTTTGAAAAACTAATTGCCCAGGGAGTCGATGTGAGTTATAAGAGTTAGTGAGTACAACTTGAGATTTATAACAACTTTTGATGTTACTATAATTATAGTCGCTAGACACTTTGTTTAAATGGTTTGTTCAGGAAAGGTTTGGTTGGTGTTACGATTTGGAATATTATAATTATAAGTTTGTAGAGATGTTTTAATTTTTTGCGTGCGTTCGACCACAAGCGTCCAGCAATTTTCTCAGGGAAAGAAAAAATTGGGACGTAAATTCAGAATAGTCGCTACGCTCGTTTCTTCATTTAATGCGAGTTCAAGACCTAGCTCAACTTTCAACCAGAATGTTTAAGACCAATCCAATGCGTACTTGGTTGACGATTTTAGGTATGGGTGTTGGTACTGGGGCGGTAGTGGTCCTGGTGGGTCTCGGCTTTGGGTTGCAAAAAATAATTCTTGAGCAAATTGTATTTGGTGAGACCTTACTTTCTCTGGGCGTGTCCTCTACAGGAAGTCAAAATTTAAAACTAACTAACGATACTTTAGAGGAATTTCAAAAAAAACCTGAAGTTTTAGATGCTTCTCCTATGGCTAGGTACCCAGCTCTGGTTACGTACAAAGGACTAACTGGTAATGTTTTTATTCAAGGCATTGAACCACCATATCTACGTTATGCTGGTATTACAGCCACTGATGGAGAGGTCTTTACAGATGATGATGCGGGCAACACGGACTCGGTTATGCTTTCACCAGCTATCATAAAACTATTTGGCGTTGATGATCCAGCTTCGTTTGTAGGTGAAAAAGTATCATTTCGACTCTTGGTACCAACAGAAGATGGCTCAGGAGATATTCAAGAGGTGTCGATTGATAAAGAGTATACAGTCCGTGGAATTACCAAAGAGGAAGGTGTTTTGAACGTTATCATGATGCTGCCCGAACTAAAAAACTACGTGACTGTCGAGGAGTATGAAAGAGTCCAGGTTAGGGTGGATAGTAATGAAAATTTACCAATTGTTGAAAAAGATCTTATCGAAGAAGGGTATAGGGTGACTGCCTTATCTAAGACAGTGGAGCAAGCTTCTAAAATATTCCAAGGAATTCAGGCCGTTTTAGCAACTTTTGGTGGTATTGCTCTAGTTGTGTCGGCAATTGGTATGTTTAATACCATGACTGTGACACTCTTAGAGCGAACCAAGGAAATTGGGATCATGCGAACGATTGGTGCGTCTCCAAAGGATGTAAAGAATTTGTTTATTTCGGAGTCAATTGTAGTTGGTTTTTTAGGGGGAATAAGTGGAATTGTGATGGGTGTTGTTATAGGCGTTACCATCAATGTACTGCTTAATATTGTAGCTGGACAATTTGGTGGGCAGGCAGTGACGCTATTTTCTTTCCCCATCACTTTTCTTCTTTTTATTGCACTTTTCTCCGGAGCAGTTGGGTATCTCACCGGTGTTTTTCCCGCCCGTCGGGCTGCTACTTTAAACCCACTTGATGCGATACGTTATGAGTAAAAGAGTATAGATAAAAGTTGTGTGTATAACTAGCAAGCTATTTAAATAACAATTAGATACAATTAGCAAGTAAATTAAATTTAAATATATTCAAATCATGTTGTACAACTTACTAGGGAATTCAAATAAATTGCATACAGCTGGGAAAATCACTATTCTAACTGCGGCTACCGGACTACTTATATTCATGTTTGCTTTTGTTTTTAATGCCGGAAAGACTGAGTTAATGAAAGTCGAGGCCCAAACAGCCACTACTACACTGACTGTTTTGAACACTCCTCCACAGTGGATTAGTACGACTACTGAAGAAGTTGAATCTTCGACTTCAACACCAACAAACTCTGGAGACGAAGTTTCCTGGATTGCTGTAGCTGACAACTCTGGCTCAGCTCCTTATTTTTTGCTGATATGTAGCACAAACGCAACCCCTACACCTAATGCCGCAGCTGATCTTGGGAGTTTAGGTACGGCACCGCCAGACTGTGGAGGAGGGGTACAATGGGGAGTTTCCACAGCAACGGCTGCTTTATCACAAGCTAGAGTAGCTACTACCACCACTGAGGCTATGTCGGAGAGTAATGACTGGTTTGCTTGGGTGTGTGACGACGATCCGGTAAATCCAAGGTGTAACGATACATATACACAAGGTACAAATGCCACAAACTCGTCACCGTTTATAGTAAACCACCGTCCAGTATTTACTACGTTCTATAATAATTCTCCAGCTGATCCTGGCGTTACTTTTGACTTTTTCTCTACATCATCGGATCCAGATGTACTTGGAGGTGATGACGCCATTAAGCTTTATGTTTGTAATCTAAACGATTTTGTTGCCACATCATCTGATTGTGGTCCGGGGGGAACAATTGCCAGTACCACGATTACCATTAATGACAACGCAACATCCACCTACACATTACCGAGTGTTATACAAGATGATGTTTATGATGCATGGGGATTCATTATAGATGAACATGGTCATACAGCTTCTGGTGGTGCACAAGCCACGAATGTTGGTTTCACAGTCAATAACGTAGCGCCAACAACTGTTACTGGTAATGTCAATATAAATGGAGGAGTCGATATGCCACTAACAGTAGATAATGGTGAGACAACCGGATTTACTTTAGACTTTGAACTTTCAGATGCTAACAGCTGCCAGAATGTCTCAGCTGGTGACGAAATCACAAATTTCACTGTTGCTCTACAGAGATCTACGGCTGCCTGCGATGGTACATCTGCCTCTTATGATCCAAATAATTGTTATACGAATCAGGTCGCTACAACTACATGGAATTTGTCATGTACAGCGTCAAGTACTAGCTGTACCGGTGCTACAGATCCAACCATGCGCTGGGATTGTACCTTCCCACTGTGGTTCGTGGCCGAGCCAACCGATGCTCCGTCTCCGTACGCTGCGAACGACTGGATTGCTGTTATTGCTGGCGTAGATGATAATAATGCTACAGGTACAGCCGCTACAGGAACTATTCCGGTAGAGCTACTAAGTTTCCCGGCAATTGATCTTCTGACAGCAGAAATACCATACGGGGCACTTGAACCAGGAAACAACACTGGAACACTGAATGCAACTACAACCGTTCAAACGGTAGGTAATACTGGCCTTAACGAAAACGTTGATGGTGATGCCATGTGTACAACATATACACCAAGTACACCATGTCCAACCTCAGCTACGTCTACTATTCCTGACTTTGAGCAAGAGTTCGGTACCTCGTCAGTGTCTTATGGATCTGGAACTAGTTTGTCATCTAGTACGCCGCAGCTAGTTCTGCTAAAGGTACCAAAGACCACTTCAACCTCTACTCCTAATTCAGGAATTACATACTGGGGTATCAATGTTCCTTCTTCAATTACATTATCAGGTGCTTACACTGGCCTCAACACGTTTGCTGCAGTTGTCTCTTCTTCGACGGATTGGTAACTAGGCATTAGTGAATACATATTGTTTCAGCCGCTGTTATCCAGACAGCGGCTGTTGCATTTTATTGTTATTTTTCGGATAATTATATGTGTGTATCAAGCACGAGTAATTTTTAAAATTAAAATATTAGTGGCTGCTTGTCTGCTGTTTTTTATGGTGGGCACACAAATTGCTAGTGCTGGTTTTGGTATTACCCCTCCATATGTTCGCAATACAAGTTTGACAAAAAATTCGACTTACGAACAACAAATACTCCTAGTTCGTGGTGACCCAGATGTTCCGCTAAAGGCTCAAATCACGATAGATGCTCCGGAGATTCAGGATTGGATACAAGTTATAGAAGGTACTTCAATTCCGCTACCTCGTGGAGAGCAAAAGGTGCCCATGACAGTCCGTGTTGTTGTGCCAGATGACGTTGAGTTTAAAAATTATAAGGGCGTTCTAAGAATTAAAACCCTTCCTGATGACACGCAGGTGGCAGCGGGTGCGGTCAATATTTCTCTAGGGGCACAGGTTGATATTGATTTAACAGTGATTGATCGAGAAATCAAAGATTTTCGCGTTCGTAAGATATCAATGTCTGACTTGAATGAAGGACACAAGCTGGCCTGGCTCTATTTTCCAGGAAAGATAAAGTTTGGAATATTACTTGAGAATACTGGTAATGTTGATATAGCACCGTCAAAAGTTGAGCTACGCATCTTTGATTTTTCTGGAAATGTTCTACTAGAGGAGACAGCTCAGAAGGGTAAGATTAAAAAAGTTGCACCATACTTGACTGATGAAGTTATAGCTGAAATACCAACTAGACTCCCGGCTGGCAATTACGTGGCTAGATACACTATTTATAACGATGATGAAATAAAACAAGAGGGTGAAGTTAGTCTAAGTATTTTGCCATATGGCACGCTGCAGGAAGCTGGTTTTGGTTTTGGTGGATTATCTCTCGCTCACAAAATATCTGTACTTCTACCAATCTTTATAATAGTAATTTTAATTCTTTACTTTATACATAATCGTAGACGGTCGAATTAGTTAGATATGAAACTGTATTCTTTCCTGTTTCTTTATCTCTTCTTAATTTTATTTACTGCACCAATTACACTAGCAGTTACTGAAGGGACAGCAACCACAACCCTTACTCTAAGTATATGTGGTAATTCATTAGTTGACCCTGGAGAACAATGCGATGCACCTGGAGAGACTGGTGTATACAGCACAACCATTGTTGGAAGACAGTGTAATGCTTCATGTAATTTTGGCCCTTACTGTGGTGATGGTGTATTACAAACATTCTACGGCGAAGAATGTGACGACGGTAATAATGATAATTCAGACTTTTGTTCTGCAATCTGCAAAGTTGAACCAGCTGGATCGGGTGGTGGCGGTAGTAGTGGTGGCGGTGGTGGCGGTGGAGGCAGTAGTCGTGATCTAGGCGATACGCAAATTAGTGTAACTGGTATCGCCTACCCGGGTCGCACGATAAACATATTATTGGATTCAGAGCCGGTTGGAAGTGTTCGCACTTCAAACTCAGGTACCTTTGATTTTGCGACTGACGCATCACCCGGAACAGCTTCGCTTAGTTTTTGGTCAACAGATGTTTCGGGAGTTCGCTCAATCACATTGAATACTACTTTTGATGTAACACAGGGTGCAATCACGAATATATCAGGAATTGTATTGCCGCCCACGATTAGTGTAGCAAACCAAAATGTTAATCCCGGTGATATTGTTACTGTAACAGGGCAGTCGGCTCCAAACGCTACAATTGAGCTTCATGTTAATAATAGTGAGCTAGTTGAAACTGGTACCTCAAGTGCTGATGGTGTTTGGTCAATTAAACTTGATACTGGTAAATTACAGGTTGCAGAACATACCATTAAGGCTCGCTCAATATCTAAGTCTGGTCAACTTTCTACTCCAAGTAGCTTTAGTACAGCCTTACAGTTATTTGTGGGCGTAGAAGGAAAGATGACCACTCCATCTGACCTAAACCGTGACGGTAAGGTAAATTTAATTGACTTTTCAATCTTGATTTTCTGGTGGGGCTCAGATGGAGGTAACTCAAGTCCGTCGGCTGATATAAATGGAAATGGTAAAGTAGGGATTGAGGACTTTTCAATTCTTCTGTTCAATTGGAGTGGTTAGGAAGCATTTATGTTTTTACTCGAGGACTGTCTGCGTAATTGTGTATAAGTTTATCTAATATTTCTTTCTTCAAGATACAATATAAAAGTACTTGTATTGGAGGTAACCAATTAGTGTTGCTGCGAATAAGGTCGCGATTGTTCGGATACTTCAGCCGAGTATTACAGTGCAGGTATGTTTGCAGTGCATTATTTGATGCACAGTGTGGAGACTGTTCATCGTATGAACATTTTGTTCATCTGAATGAACATGAAGTCGCGGCATGTCGAGTTCAGACTGCAGACTAAAATACAACGTAGAGCATATGATAAGAACGCAATCTTCGTTCTCATTGCTCCAAGCTACTGCAGTACTAAGCATAATAGCGGTCATTCTTTGGTCGCTAGGTGCCCCTGGTATCCGTTTTGCGGAAGCTGCAAATGTCAATTCATTTACTGACACACTCTCGGATTCGGCACCATCAACAGTATCGAACCACACGATTACTTTTGTAACGCCGACCGGACTGGCGGCTGGTGAAGCAATCACACTGACTTTCCAGTCAGGATTTACAGGAATTGCATCACTGGTTGCTCAGGACCTTGACCTTTTTGCGTCAGGAACTGAAAGAACGCTTATTGATGGAGCTGCATCGGGTGCTAGCTGGAATGTAACCGCATCAGGTCAGGTTATCACTATTACAAGTGGTACCGATACTATCGGAGCTAACGCTACAGTCACCATTGAGGTCGGTACAAACGCAACGTCTGGTGGAACCGGTACTAATCAAATTAGTAATCCAACCACTGGATCGTACACGATTGATGTTGCGGTCGGTGCTAGTGACACCGGAACAACTATGGTTGCAATTGTAGATACAGTTACTGTTACAGCCGCTGTTAATACCATTTTCAACTTTACGGTTAATGGTGTATCTAACGGACTAACTGTAAACGGTACTACAACAACCGGTACATCAACATCTACGACTGTACCTTTTGGTACTTTGTCAGCTGATACCGCCGCAACCGTAGCTCAAGATCTGGTAGTAAACACTAATGCCGCCAACGGCTTTATTGTTACTGTCCAGACTGACCAGCAATTAAAATCCGCAAATTTAGCAGATATTGATGGATTTGCGAATGGTGCGTTCACTACCACACCAACATTTTGGTCCGGGCCATCTCAGACCATAGGTCAAGAAAATACTTATGGACACTGGGGTATAACGACAGATGATGACACAATCACTGCATCATTGACTGACCCGTTTGATGTTGGTGGTTCTGGACAAAAATATGTGTCTGCTTCAACTACTCCAGTTGAGATTTTCAGAAATGATGGTCCAGCGAATGGTACTACTAGTGGAGTTGGTACAACTCGAGTAGGTTATACAGTTGAAGTAAGTTCACTACAGGAAGCTGCAGATGATTACACAGCTACGCTGACATACGTAGCAACACCAGTATTCTAAAATATTGGTACCAAGCTTGGGGTAAAACAAGAAACCTATCTCCCACCACGAGACGGGTTTTTTGTTTATCCTTTGCTGTGTACAGTCCTAATAAGCAAGGAGGTAATTTTGTTATAATTTCAAAATGATAAGAACATTAGCAGCTTTGCTTATTTTCATTTTTGCAACTCCGGTCGCTCTTGGGGCTACGTTATATATTGACCCAGGAACAGCAACTTTAAACCGCGGTGATGCTGTTACGTTAGCTGTTAGACTGGTACCTGACAAAGATAAAGGGGAGTGTATAAATGTGGTAGATGCTGAACTCAAGTATTCTAACTCAATTCAACCCGTGGATGTATCAATTGGTCAGTCTATACTGAGTGTCTGGCTTGATGAACCGACGATCAATCGTGACCAGAATACAATTACCTTTACTGGTGGGATTCCAAATGGGTACTGTGGCCGGGTGAGTGGAGACCCAAGAATGACAAATATTGTTGCGGAAATAATTTTTAGGTCACCCGGAATGCAGGTAGGTGTGTCAGCTGCTTCCAGTGAGGCAAAAGTGGAGTTCACACCCAAAACCCAACTTCTTCTAAATGATGGTCAAGGTACAAAAGCTGAGTTACGCACCTTAGGTGCAACCTTTGCTTTGACTAACTCAGCCAGTTCAACCGTATCGGACGTTTGGAGACAGAACGTTAAAAGTGATACCATACCGCCCGAGGAATTTAGTATAGAATTAGTAAAAGATAATGATGGAATTGATTTTAATGGAAGATATTACATAGTTTTTACTACAACTGATAAACAAACCGGAATAAGCCACTACGAAGTAATGGAAGAACCCCTCTCTAAGTTAAACTCGTTTACTTGGGGAGGCGCAGATGTACCATGGAAGAAACCAGATCATGCAAATGTCTACGTATTAGAGGATCAAAGTCTTAATAGTACAATCCGCGTCAAAGCCGTAGACAAGGCCGGAAATGAATACATAGCTACGCTGGTACCAGATGAGTCATTAAGAACTATCACCAACAATCAGATATTTAACTGGGCGATTCTCGTGGGAGTGATAATTATCCTAATTATACTTGGTGTCGTTGCTGTCATTATTTTACGCAGACGTAGAAACTCAGAGACTAGCGTAGATTCTGCAGACAGCAATGATCCTGATTTAACGTCAAGTAACTAATCGTTTATGTGCAATTTTTTTTCGCTAAAGCTACCTGAATTAATTATTCTCGCCGTTATCATTTTTTCTCTGCCTAACTTTAGTTTGGCTGCTTCACTTTATGTAAGTCCGGATACTGGCGTATATGTGGCTGGTAAGACTTTTACAACCAAGATTGCTATAAACACCAACGGAAAACCTATCAATGCTGCTGAGGGAACACTGAAATTTAACCCTCAAGAACTGAAAGTATTGTCCATTAATAAAACAGGTTCAATTTTTAATCTCTGGGTCACTGAGCCTACTTTTTCTAATTCGGCTGGTACCATTAACTTCAGCGGTGGTATGCCGAGTGGTTACACTGGGAGTTCTGGAACTATTTTCAACGTAACCTTTACAACTACAGCAGCGGCTACAGCAAAACTGTCATTTACTAATGGGTCAGTTTTAGCCAATGATGGAATGGGTACTAATGTACTCACAGGTATGAAGGGTGGTACTTACACTATACAGCCACAGACTTCACAGCCAGCTGCTGAAGTTGTTGAATACGTTCCTCCAGCTAATACTCCTGGAACTCCGCAGATAAAATCAACAACACATGTAAACGGGGAGTGGTCAAAGAATACTACAGCAGATTTATCTTGGACTATACCGGCTGGAGTCACAGCTGTTCGGACCAATTTAGATAATTCTCCCAACACCATTCCAACCAAAGTCTATGAGCCTGGGATCAGTCAAATAACTTTACCTAGTCTTGATCAGGGTATTTCATATTTTCATTTACAGTTCCGCAATTCTGATGGTTGGGGCAAGGTGGCCCATTTTCAAATAAAAGTTGATACAGAAAAACCACTTTCAGTTAATTTAAGTTCACCGGCTGATGCTGATTTTACAAATCCGGTTCAGCAAATAAAAGTTGAAGCTAAAGATGAGACTTCGTTGGTCTATAGTTATAAAGTTAAGATTGATAATGAGGAGCCTTTTGATTACATAGACGAGAATAGAGAAGGTGTTATTGTTTTGCCACCACTTCTGCCAGGGTATCACTCTGTGATAATAGAGGCTTTTGATGAAGCTGGTAACGGTCTTGTAGCCACGCACTCTTTTACGATTCTAGCTTTCGACAAGCCTACTTTTACTGAATATCCTTCCGAAATAAATGAAGAAGTAATACCGGTAATACGCGGATTGTCGAGACCAAATGCTGAACTGGAAATTTTCCTAAAGAAGTCAGGCGCAGAGCCGGAAACCTACAGTATTTTAGCCGATAATGGAGGTATATTTACATTCATACCTTCAGGCACATTAAGTGTTGGTGTTTATGAGCTCTCAGCTCGAGCAACTGATGAATTTGGCGCTCAGTCAGAACTTTCAGATATTGTTAAAATAGCGGTGCAGCAACCAGGGTATGTGAGGATTGGAAATTGGTTAATTAGTCTTCTTTCTATTGTTATTCCACTCGTTGCTCTTCTAATATTACTAATATTATCAGTTCTATACCTCATTAATAGAGCTCGTCGCTTCAGAAGTAGAGTAGCTATAGAGTCTAGCGAAGTTACACAAATTGTAGAAAAAGAGTTAGCTGGTCTACAATCATTACTAGATTTCCATAAACTAAAGTTAGAACAATCAAGAAAGACAAACAAGCTTACAAAAGCCGAAAGTGGTATGATAGAGGAGTTAAATAAATCATTAACACAAGCCAAGACCAGAATCAGTAAAGAGGTAGCAGATGTAGAGCAGGTAGTAAAAAGGAAGAAATCTAATAACTAATATAAATAATACCTATGACAAATTTTTTCAGAAAGAACGGAATATATGTAGCAGGGGTTTTGGTAGGTATATTTGTAGTACTTGTCTCAGCACAAGCAATAACAAATCAAAAACTGAGCAGTCTTAGGTACCATATAGATAATGAAATTACTCTCCAGACTGCCAAAGTCGAGAATTTAGCGAAATTAATAGGGAATGGAAAATCTAATGCTAAGGCTGAAGCACTGGTTAAAGCTTGCGCCTCGGCTGATAACGACCTGTACGAAAACCTTTTATCTAAGTTAGATAACGGTCTTGGACAATCAGACTTAAAGACACTAAACAGCTTATTTGATGAATGTGGTTATGTTTACGCAAACAGGAGAGCTGATATGGTCTATCAGTTTGAGTACGAGGTTAATAATTTACTTTTCTTAGTCCAAGAAAGGAATTATTTTGATGGAGAAAAGGTTGGCTTACTAGATAATTCTCTCAAATGGAATGAATTGCTTTTGATAGAAGATAATATCAGAGACAATTTTCTTGAGCTGGTTGTAATTCAAAAGCACAT
Above is a genomic segment from Candidatus Nomurabacteria bacterium containing:
- a CDS encoding DUF4215 domain-containing protein; translation: MKLYSFLFLYLFLILFTAPITLAVTEGTATTTLTLSICGNSLVDPGEQCDAPGETGVYSTTIVGRQCNASCNFGPYCGDGVLQTFYGEECDDGNNDNSDFCSAICKVEPAGSGGGGSSGGGGGGGGSSRDLGDTQISVTGIAYPGRTINILLDSEPVGSVRTSNSGTFDFATDASPGTASLSFWSTDVSGVRSITLNTTFDVTQGAITNISGIVLPPTISVANQNVNPGDIVTVTGQSAPNATIELHVNNSELVETGTSSADGVWSIKLDTGKLQVAEHTIKARSISKSGQLSTPSSFSTALQLFVGVEGKMTTPSDLNRDGKVNLIDFSILIFWWGSDGGNSSPSADINGNGKVGIEDFSILLFNWSG
- a CDS encoding ABC transporter permease, encoding MRVQDLAQLSTRMFKTNPMRTWLTILGMGVGTGAVVVLVGLGFGLQKIILEQIVFGETLLSLGVSSTGSQNLKLTNDTLEEFQKKPEVLDASPMARYPALVTYKGLTGNVFIQGIEPPYLRYAGITATDGEVFTDDDAGNTDSVMLSPAIIKLFGVDDPASFVGEKVSFRLLVPTEDGSGDIQEVSIDKEYTVRGITKEEGVLNVIMMLPELKNYVTVEEYERVQVRVDSNENLPIVEKDLIEEGYRVTALSKTVEQASKIFQGIQAVLATFGGIALVVSAIGMFNTMTVTLLERTKEIGIMRTIGASPKDVKNLFISESIVVGFLGGISGIVMGVVIGVTINVLLNIVAGQFGGQAVTLFSFPITFLLFIALFSGAVGYLTGVFPARRAATLNPLDAIRYE